The Bubalus kerabau isolate K-KA32 ecotype Philippines breed swamp buffalo chromosome 16, PCC_UOA_SB_1v2, whole genome shotgun sequence genome includes a region encoding these proteins:
- the MSMO1 gene encoding methylsterol monooxygenase 1 isoform X1: MATNESISVFSSASLAVEYVDSLLPENPLQEPFKNAWNYMLNNYTKFQIATWGSLIVHEVLYFLFCLPGFLFQFIPYMKKYKIQKDKPETWKNQWKCFKVLLFNHFCIQLPLICGTYYFTEYFSIPYDWETMPRWYMLLARCFGCAVIEDTWHYFLHRLLHHKRIYKYIHKVHHEFQAPFGMEAEYAHPLETIILGTGFFIGIMLLCDHVILLWAWVAVRLIETIDVHSGYDIPLNPLNLIPFYAGSRHHDFHHMNFIGNYASTFTWWDRIFGTDSQFNAYNEKMKKVEKKTE, encoded by the exons ATGGCAACAAATGAAAGTATCAGCGTCTTTAGTTCAGCATCCTTGGCTGTGGAATATGTAGATTCACTTTTGCCTGAGAATCCTCTGCAGGAACCGTTTAAAAATGCTTGGAACTATATGTTGAATAATTATACAAAGTTCCAGATTGCAACATGGGGATCTCTCATAGTTCATGAGGTCCTTTATTTCTTGTTCTGTTTACCTGGATTTTTGTTTCAATTTATACCTTACATGAAAAAGTACAAAATTCAAAAG GATAAACCAGAAACATGGAAAAACCAGTGGAAATGTTTTAAAGTGCTTCTCTTTAATCACTTTTGTATCCAGCTTCCATTGATTTGTGGAACTTATTATTTTACAGAGTATTTCAGTATTCCCTATGATTGGGAAACAATGCCAAGATG GTACATGCTTTTGGCAAGATGTTTCGGCTGTGCAGTGATCGAGGATACTTGGCACTATTTCTTGCATAGGCTTTTACAtcacaaaagaatatataaatacattcatAAAGTTCATCATGAGTTTCAG gctCCATTTGGAATGGAAGCTGAATATGCACATCCTCTGGAAACCATAATTCTTGGAACTGGATTTTTCATTGGAATCATGCTTTTATGTGATCATGTTATTCTTCTTTGGGCCTGGGTGGCTGTTCGTTTGATAGAGACTATTGATGTCCATAG tGGTTATGACATTCCTCTCAACCCTTTAAACCTCATTCCTTTCTATGCTGGTTCTCGGCATCACGATTTCCACCACATGAACTTCATTGGAAACTATGCTTCAACATTTACATGGTGGGACAGAATTTTTGGAACAGACTCTCAATTTAATGCCTacaatgaaaagatgaaaaaagttgAGAAAAAGACTGAATAA
- the MSMO1 gene encoding methylsterol monooxygenase 1 isoform X2, with product MPRWYMLLARCFGCAVIEDTWHYFLHRLLHHKRIYKYIHKVHHEFQAPFGMEAEYAHPLETIILGTGFFIGIMLLCDHVILLWAWVAVRLIETIDVHSGYDIPLNPLNLIPFYAGSRHHDFHHMNFIGNYASTFTWWDRIFGTDSQFNAYNEKMKKVEKKTE from the exons ATGCCAAGATG GTACATGCTTTTGGCAAGATGTTTCGGCTGTGCAGTGATCGAGGATACTTGGCACTATTTCTTGCATAGGCTTTTACAtcacaaaagaatatataaatacattcatAAAGTTCATCATGAGTTTCAG gctCCATTTGGAATGGAAGCTGAATATGCACATCCTCTGGAAACCATAATTCTTGGAACTGGATTTTTCATTGGAATCATGCTTTTATGTGATCATGTTATTCTTCTTTGGGCCTGGGTGGCTGTTCGTTTGATAGAGACTATTGATGTCCATAG tGGTTATGACATTCCTCTCAACCCTTTAAACCTCATTCCTTTCTATGCTGGTTCTCGGCATCACGATTTCCACCACATGAACTTCATTGGAAACTATGCTTCAACATTTACATGGTGGGACAGAATTTTTGGAACAGACTCTCAATTTAATGCCTacaatgaaaagatgaaaaaagttgAGAAAAAGACTGAATAA